The proteins below come from a single Drosophila kikkawai strain 14028-0561.14 chromosome 3R, DkikHiC1v2, whole genome shotgun sequence genomic window:
- the LOC108073173 gene encoding uncharacterized protein codes for MSSRKKTRTCSKKKENSPVGNCWLMAALMLLLLGLANALKAGESIELGAAAGSRPSLNINNEDSSSLEQLIEMRLNESASSSVQSRQSEELLSRKRRYLVFPEGSSFQMVYDEIVGVVDHTNYLILGITVALAWELPSKPPSEELDDLLTKLEDGTLDISRNDTVSNITYVDDASAAPTTRPPPVYRPNYINLSSFGSGSGSGSGSNSYYSSNPVFRTPMHPSYQYADSYYSRPKGGRRKDNHYYYSHPGLSASNPFTKWSRPHYSPAQNSRYPYWALHSRVKDRYYGYQSQQAAPPVAQRRQDSSTSTTTTTRKPTRPPAPRRHHIYPVFGKRSIPDAANPHKRQRRSGVATEHEDKISRLEQLQIKHHRHSRQALYERVEKYLDKRGHHGRHCVLRTLCETGQKSEEKEPGTFVGELMRAVFTIPEALDNEPVAYRDTHYDKAHASKQDCAALYPECKQSMWQAQFVQ; via the exons ATGTCGAGCCGGAAAAAAACGAGAACCTGCAGCAAGAAGAAGGAAAATTCCCCAGTAGGTAATTGCTGGCTGATGGCAGCTCtgatgctgctcctcctcggctTGGCCAACGCACTGAAGGCTGGGGAATCCATCGAGCTGGGAGCGGCAGCTGGCAGCCGGCCATCACTGAACATAAACAATGAGGACAGCTCCAGCCTGGAGCAGCTCATCGAGATGCGGCTGAATGAGTCGGCATCCTCATCCGTCCAGAGCAGGCAGTCGGAAGAGCTGTTGTCCAGGAAACGACGCTATTTGGTATTTCCGGAGGGCAGCTCCTTTCAGATGG TGTACGACGAAATCGTGGGTGTGGTTGACCACACCAACTACTTGATTCTGGGCATCACGGTGGCTCTGGCCTGGGAGCTGCCCAGCAAGCCACCCAGCGAGGAACTGGACGACCTGCTGACCAAGTTGGAGGACGGAACCCTGGACATCAGTCGCAACGATACCGTGTCAAACATAACCTATGTGGACGACGCCTCCGCAGCGCCCACAACCAGACCGCCCCCTGTCTACAGACCCAACTACATTAATTTGTCCAGTTTCGGGAGTGGAAGTGGGTCTGGGAGTGGCAGCAATTCCTACTACAGCTCAAACCCCGTCTTCCGGACGCCGATGCATCCGTCGTACCAATATGCGGACAGTTATTACAGCCGTCCGAAGGGTGGCAGGCGCAAGGACAATCACTACTACTACAGCCACCCGGGGTTAAGTGCGAGCAATCCGTTTACCAAGTGGTCTAGGCCCCACTACTCGCCTGCTCAGAACTCAAGATATCCTTACTGGGCGCTCCACTCAAg agttAAAGACCGCTATTATGGTTATCAGAGCCAACAGGCGGCTCCGCCAGTGGCACAACGACGTCAGGATAGCTCCACCAGCACCACGACCACCACCAGAAAACCCACTCGCCCGCCGGCACCACGTCGCCATCACATATATCCGGTGTTTGGCAAGCGCAGCATTCCGGATGCAGCCAATCCCCACAAGCGTCAACGCCGCAGCGGAGTGGCCACCGAGCACGAGGACAAGATAAGCAGGCTGGAGCAGCTCCAGATCAAGCATCACCGCCATAGTCGCCAGGCGCTGTACGAGCGCGTGGAAAAGTATCTGGATAA ACGCGGTCACCATGGTCGCCACTGCGTTTTGCGTACCCTCTGCGAGACGGGCCAGAAATCGGAGGAGAAGGAGCCCGGCACCTTTGTGGGCGAACTGATGCGAGCGGTGTTCACCATCCCGGAAGCCCTGGATAACGAGCCCGTTGCCTATCGCGACACCCACTATGACAAGGCTCACGCCTCCAAGCAGGACTGCGCCGCCCTCTATCCGGAGTGCAAGCAGTCCATGTGGCAGGCCCAGTTCGTTCAATAA